In Euphorbia lathyris chromosome 2, ddEupLath1.1, whole genome shotgun sequence, the sequence AAGAACTTCTCTTTTTTGGTTGGAcgatatacttttttttatctctcaTTAAATGGACTGTTTGTTTATTTAAGAATGGACTACTGGATCTTATTGAAATATGTCACTTCCTTCTGAAACTTTGAAATATTCCGTAGGTGCTAGAGAATGTCATTTTgctgaaattttaattttaattttattttacatttttcctAATGCCAATCCTCTTTTGATCCTGCTTTCTCTTCTTTGGGATATTAATTGGTGGGTGTCTCTTCCCTATATTGAACTAGATTTGGCTTCTTATTCTTTTGAATACCGATATCCTGATCCTGATAAGATACTATGTTTCTACAGCAGAATCAGGAATGATCATACAGCATCTAAAGAAACCAATGATGGCAGAAGGGACCTATTATTAGATGGCTGGAGAAGTACACGGAACCGCTCCAAGACAATATGTCATGCAGATGATCATGATGATGAAGTCTTTGTTGACACACCACAGGAAATCAGAGTGACCAGAAGAAATAATGGGAACGGAAGTGTTATAAAGACTGCAAGGGGTGGAGATCAACGTGAGGCCAGAGCAGCTTCCAGGCTTGTGATTGGGCACAATCAGATAAGTCAACCACAACCCATTGGGAACATACACACCAAAAGACAAAAGAAACATGGATTAACTTCAAGAAGCCAAAATCAAGGCTCTAAAGCATTTCCAGAAGACTCAGAAATTCTGTGTCTTGGGTCATCCGAGGAGTCATCCACCGCAAGATCATCTAGAACCTTAAATGTGCAGCGCCAATGCATTTTGGATCCAATCTATGAAATTGATGAGCTAACACCTGAAACGAGAACTGACAACTCTCATAGATTAGGTTCTTCGAATGATGAAGACGAAGATGCCAGAGCAAGACAGGTGGAAGCTGATGAGATTTTAGCCCGTGAGCTTCAGGAACAAATGTACCATGAGTCACCGATATTTGGAGGCAGTGAGGTTTGTCCTAAGTGGATTATCTTATTCCCTTTGTTCTGAAACCATCTGTTTAATCTGTTAGACACTTAATTCATCAGCCTTCATGTTTGTCCTTTTAATAGGTTGATGAAAATATAGCATGGGTACTGCAGCAGGAGGATGATGAGTTCCCCACTGCTTTCGTGCCAGATAACTCTCTATCACAAGCTGTAAGTATGCCTTTTTTGTTGCAGTAATTTATCTAATTTGCAGCAGCTTGTGTCAATGATGATGGCAACACAGTTATTAGGAAGACCTATAGTTCATGTATCTGATTTGGAAGTAAAGTGTGATGCTGGGCAGGAAGGAAGTTAATGAACCACCATGAAATCTATACTTTTTCCCCTACAAATAGCTAGAAATTCAACAGTAGATTCTAGGCTCCACACCTAACGCTAGAAGTGCATGCATATAGGGATCCAATTGTGTCAGACTTCTTGTAACTGAAGAATAAGATGAGATCCTAAACCTGTAAGTTCTGGATTCAGAAATCATAATAAAGACAAGGTTTGGGAACCATTTCATAATAAAAATCTCAGCAAAATTGTAAATTACTCTTACACTGGCTTACTAAGAGCACTTTGATTAACTATGAATAATGTTTTGTAGAAATAGTATGATTCCATTTTGAGTAATCTTATTGTTAcatttcttaccaaaaaaatctTATTGTTTCATTTTGTGTAGAGAAACCCAATGATTCGTTCAAATAGACAGCCCCAGCCCCAGCCCCAGCCTCAGGTCTCTCGGTATCGTGCAAATAGAAGAGGAAGCCAGGTTCGAGTTCCTACCACTAGAACATCACAATTGCGGAGTCGCTTGTTCAATCGCTCTCCTGCAGGGATGCCTAGATCAAGTGGTCGCTATCGTACAGGAGTATCTACACTAAGGAATTTCCAGTTTCCTTCGGGCATGGATATAGACATGGTATTGTTATTGCTCTGGATCTCATATTTCTATATATTATTGTGAACTCAAGTAAAATGATGGTACATTAGTTTAATTAGAGCTGATAGCCATATTTGGTTTGTTGATCGTATCCTAGAATACATCTATTTCTCCACCCTTCAGATTGATATGAAGTTCTATGATACTTGTTGAGAAAAATAGAGAActatttgataaattatgtcCAGTGGTTAAATGCCACCTCTGTTCTCATATACTTGCTTCACCATCAGAAGGGATCGCCTTTACACCATTTTAGCCCTGTCTTGTTTTCCGCATAGCTACTGTCAAGTCAGTTATTTTAGTCAAACATTATCATATTCATCTCCCTCTCCCCTTTTTTACTTATTGTGTGCTACCACCATCATTTTAGTCAAATATTGTGTAGGACAGCCTAATGTTACGAAGATTAAAAATGAAAGGCAGTGGATAGCTATTTGCAGTTCGTAGTTCGAGTTATGATTGCATATTCATTAGTTGATTTGGATCAAAATTAGGATGCTAAGCCTGACTGGATATTGTACTTTGTCGAATAAATTAAAACAGTTAACTACTGGTGACCCCTAGCAATTCATCTTACCTCCTTGACACGCTCAACAACACAAAACAGTTGtagaaaaagaatataaaaaaaggaaatataGAATGATTGGTCTTTATGTTGCTGCAGGCAATGTGTTGAAGCCATTATTCTTACACCGAGGACAAAAGAATTAGtcaatatataatcttattcaTACTGAAGCACCCCTAGTCAAAATCGATATAAGCTTCACGTTGATTAATTTCTGCTCTCTTCTGACGCCGAAGCATGCTAGCAGTGCCTGAGTTTTACGACCTTGGTTTACGATGAGCAAACTATGTCCTGAACTCTGTCTTTTTGATGCAGTTTCTTGCTTGTCTTGTTTATCTATGTCtcctatattattttatataggAGAGGTGCACCATTCTCCCTCCATCTTTTGCTAATTGCCCACTATTACTTTGGTTGGGTCTTAAAGAATTTCAGAAAAAAGCGTTATTTTTGTTCGAAGAGTCTAAGTCCTGGTTTACCTTTTATTGTACCCTCGTCTTATGTTCTCTGTGTATTCAGTGAACAGATCAACTGGTAGGCACTAATTTCTTCCTTTCCAATGCAGAGACTTGATATATTGGGAGCATTAGAGGATGCTGTTGGGGAATTCAATGATTTGAGCATGACAGCTAACATCCATCATGTTCAGCGTGATTTCAACGAGTAAGATTTCTCTCCGCCGTGAACTACTTTTTCCAGGAGTATACTCGAATAATCAATGTAATGTAGAGGTCAAGGTTCACTGGAACTTGACTCGAGTTAATTGACTTATATTATCTGAATGGACTCTagaaaatttgtaatttttattaaattcaaaATAGAACTCAAAATTGGGAAATTTAACGTATGGGGAACTACCCACTTCCTTCTAAATTCATGATGATGCAGAATAAATTTGAACTAGGAATCATGCAAACTGAGCATGTCGGCTAATTTAATTGCTAAGATGCAATCGTACTATTTGCTTCCTGCCATACCATCTATTCTAGTCGGCCTATGTGTCAGCTCTAGAAAGGCCCCACCTTTGTGTAATGGCTGTGAGAACATGCGTGAATGCATATATTGGCTCTTATATGTCAAACTGTTCCTTCATTCACATTGCATGTTCAATTAGTATGTTTATTCAGGAGCCACATCTGATGCATAATTAATTCAAAATACTTGGTAAGGTCTTTTCTTGAGTTGCCagataaaacagaaaatgaAAATGACGAATGCATATCATTTTGATAATGTTTGGGATTATCTTTGGTATTTTTGACTGCCAATTTCTTGGATTTCTTATATGAACATTAGCGAGACTACTTCTCAAAGGTTACTATTTGCTGGTGTTACTTATTTTTCTGTCTGCTACCATAATTCTCAAATTTATTCCGTATGCTACTCTTGCTCATCTTTCTGTCATAATATCTTTCTTGCTGTAGAAATGATTATGAAATGTTGCTGGCCCTTGATGAGAACAATCACCAACATGGTGTATCTGTCAATCGAATTAACACTCTGCCTGAGACGGTGGTGCAAGTAAGTTGAATATGGGGCTAATATTTACGTAGCAGTTGCTTTTTTCTGCATAAGTTCTCAGCGATCTGTTTTATATTTATTGATTTGATTTCAGACTGAAAACTTTGAAGATTGTGCGATCTGTCTAGAAACGCCCGCTATTGGAGAAACTATACGTCATCTTCCTTGCTTCCACAAATTTCACAAGGAGGTATAAAGATTCTCACTAGTTCTCAATTTAAGACGCATGCCATTTATTTCAAGTCATTGACGaatgattttttgtttttgtttttcttttagtGTATCGATCCATGGCTCAACAGAAAAACATCATGCCCTGTATGCAAATCATCCATAACTTGATTTGCGCTCGCAAATCCTAATGATTCAGTTCTCAGAGCTACTTCAATTTAGGTCAAATATAGAAACAGCTCTTTTAAAAGGTAATAATAGATATAGTTTTGTCGTCCTGCCTAGTGGAACGTCGTACAACAGACTAGGGGACAAATGGTCATTTCTGTTAAATTTTGTATGTCAATATGTTGAAGGAGTCGTCCAATTAGTAAATTCTGGTATAGATGGTGTTACTGGCATTGACACTTTCGGATTGATTCTTGATCTCGCCTTGGGCTTAGCTTGTAGATGTGTTTGAGCTGAACTCAGCCTTGTTATTCAGAAAAGGGTCCGAGACCATCGATCCGGGGTGATATAGGCTTTTGTAGATGAATTCCTAAGTGCTATGTTTCCTTTTACTAGTATTTAAAGATTAAGAATGAGGATGAAGATCTGCATCCTCAATTTTGGTGCAGAATGAGGTTGATTTGATGTTATGGTATGGTATGGGATACATGAATATAATTGTTTATCATTTCTGAAAATCTCACATTTATTAAAAGTCAAATATTACGTTGATTCTTGGCAAACAATGCGATGAAATTCAATTTCTGATGTAGATTTAGAAGCTTGACTGATTGACATTGATAATGCTCTTTCAAGTTTTAGAGAGAACGCATTATACCCTTGAGGGTTTAACTTTAACAaggattaatttcaaatattagTATGCAAATCGTGTTATTTTCATTCTATATACACGTCATTGTTATCATTAATAAATAACAAATCAAAGGCAAGTATATAcatgtgaaaataaaaataaaaatatattttgtgtTCTGCATATATtggataaataaaattttaaagacgaaataaattttaaaatcaaaGTGTAAGCTAGTAATGCTTTTGGCTATTGGACTTTTACCATCTAGGGTGTAGCAAGAGATAAAAGTTCAAAATCAAAATACCTTTTCCAGattaaaatgtattttatcttattaatttgaaaaaataaacatCCTGTCATTCTTGATACTCAACTTTTATGTATTAAATTCttgattttgtaatttattttattgatatattAGTTATTCATTATATGTTAAGCATTTTAAATCAGTTTTAGTAATCACACTGTATAGGGGCCTTGCTTAGTTTTAGTAATCACACTGTATAGGGGCCTCAAGCAAGGGGACCTGCTGTCCCTGTACCTTTTCATGCTTTACTTGGAAAGACTGAGTCACTTAGTTATGGAAGCCGTTGATGGTAATCACTGGAAGCCAATTCAAGTCTCAAGGGACGGGCTGCCTTTCTCTCATCTCTTTTTTTCATACGACATTATCCTGATGTCTGAAACGTGTCTCATTAAGCATATTCTTTGATGTTTTTGCGACTCTTCTGGTCAATGGGTAAGCCCTCTTAAATCTCGTGTTTTCTTCTCCCCTAACAATGAGGCAATTCAGAGGATGAACTTGGTATCCCCATTACTCAAGATATGGGAGTGTACATGGGGGTGCCAGTCCTGCACAACTGGGGAACCAAGGAGACGTATAAAAAGGTATTGTTGATCGGGTTAAGGCTCGATTAAGTGGTTGGAAAGCAAGGAATCTCTCTCTGGCTGGCCGCATGATCCTAGTAAAAGATGTGTCTTCGACTATCCCAGTTTACACGATGCAAATGACCTGGCTGTCTGTAAGTGTCTTGAACAACATTGACTTTGCAAACCGTCAATTTATTTGGGGTGAGCAGGCAGACGTGAACAAAGTCCACCTGGTCTACTGGGATCGGCTATGTAAGCCGCGAAAGGAAGGAGGCGTTATACTTCGGAAAGCAAAGGATACAAATATGGCGATGCTTGCTAACCTGTGTTGGAGGCTGGTCACGGAGCAGGAGACCTTGTGGGTCCGTGTTCTAAAGGGGCGACACGCCTGTAATAAGGAGGGTATGGACATTATCTCAGAGAGTTCGAAACGGAGCCCAGTCTAAGCGAGTATACTGAAATCTGCAGAGCTGTTCAGGAGTGGAATTGCTATGGCAGTTTCGCGTGGGGACAAAACACGCTTCTAGCAAGACAATTGGTTGGCGAACGACGTTATGGGTGGTATACCTAATCAGGAGGTCAATGCCTTTGTCGACTTCTACTGGTTACCTGAAGGAGGATGGAACTGGGCTCATCTCTAGAATATGTTACCTGAGGTTGCGTTGTTTTGGATTGCTTCAGTCGCGTTATTCCCGAAGAGTCTCGAGGAGGATCAGTTCGTCTAGAACCCGTCGTCGAGTGGATTTTTTCTGTCCGAAGTTCTTATCAGTTGCAGCGAGAAACCGGTCGGGGCTCTAACACCAATCTGCTCGCTTCTGAGAAGTTCTGGCAATGTATATGGAGACTGGAAGTCCTTAAGAGAGTTTGATATTTTGTGTGGCTTGTGCCTCTTGACAAGATTCTCTCCAATGTCAATAGGCAGAGACGACATCTAGCAGGTTCGGCCAATGGTTTGAGTTGTGGCTTAGCGGAATCCACTTTACATATTCTGGGCAACTGCGTTAAGGCG encodes:
- the LOC136219402 gene encoding uncharacterized protein isoform X1; the encoded protein is MENMDIDQVVDIPDTPDRVVVQQISGAQFIKERNSPVAGHSRTSDFRTRECLDESKPRSRLVIENGYNRRLHLSPRRVSLKMDESEPRDNSTAFSSQNFPLFRRGGMVNNFKPESRPFAARMQHVDKGKAECTKVSSKSPVCIDEDALFNMALSCGASKAPRAEGSKDVQVSSVNGYSLHSSPVISSNALKGKEKVDFSSSNGSGSAMNHGRGTDSSCDPQPKSGKQKYPSYSSFSSPRVTGQKRLVRNGCISPHNIVSKTQNQAEIHQVDSSTDRKVHSSNMVSNSLSEVPINEIVAEENNNKTGCNRARGKGVMIYPSTSKEHDRELTDVSTSRIRNDHTASKETNDGRRDLLLDGWRSTRNRSKTICHADDHDDEVFVDTPQEIRVTRRNNGNGSVIKTARGGDQREARAASRLVIGHNQISQPQPIGNIHTKRQKKHGLTSRSQNQGSKAFPEDSEILCLGSSEESSTARSSRTLNVQRQCILDPIYEIDELTPETRTDNSHRLGSSNDEDEDARARQVEADEILARELQEQMYHESPIFGGSEVDENIAWVLQQEDDEFPTAFVPDNSLSQARNPMIRSNRQPQPQPQPQVSRYRANRRGSQVRVPTTRTSQLRSRLFNRSPAGMPRSSGRYRTGVSTLRNFQFPSGMDIDMRLDILGALEDAVGEFNDLSMTANIHHVQRDFNENDYEMLLALDENNHQHGVSVNRINTLPETVVQTENFEDCAICLETPAIGETIRHLPCFHKFHKECIDPWLNRKTSCPVCKSSIT
- the LOC136219402 gene encoding uncharacterized protein isoform X2; its protein translation is MENMDIDQVVDIPDTPDRVVVQQISGAQFIKERNSPVAGHSRTSDFRTRECLDESKPRSRLVIENGYNRRLHLSPRRVSLKMDESEPRDNSTAFSSQNFPLFRRGGMVNNFKPESRPFAARMQHVDKGKAECTKVSSKSPVCIDEDALFNMALSCGASKAPRAEGSKDVQVSSVNGYSLHSSPVISSNALKGKEKVDFSSSNGSGSAMNHGRGTDSSCDPQPKSGKQKYPSYSSFSSPRVTGQKRLVRNGCISPHNIVSKTQNQAEIHQVDSSTDRKVHSSNMVSNSLSEVPINEIVAEENNNKTGCNRARGKGVMIYPSTSKEHDRELTDVSTRIRNDHTASKETNDGRRDLLLDGWRSTRNRSKTICHADDHDDEVFVDTPQEIRVTRRNNGNGSVIKTARGGDQREARAASRLVIGHNQISQPQPIGNIHTKRQKKHGLTSRSQNQGSKAFPEDSEILCLGSSEESSTARSSRTLNVQRQCILDPIYEIDELTPETRTDNSHRLGSSNDEDEDARARQVEADEILARELQEQMYHESPIFGGSEVDENIAWVLQQEDDEFPTAFVPDNSLSQARNPMIRSNRQPQPQPQPQVSRYRANRRGSQVRVPTTRTSQLRSRLFNRSPAGMPRSSGRYRTGVSTLRNFQFPSGMDIDMRLDILGALEDAVGEFNDLSMTANIHHVQRDFNENDYEMLLALDENNHQHGVSVNRINTLPETVVQTENFEDCAICLETPAIGETIRHLPCFHKFHKECIDPWLNRKTSCPVCKSSIT